A portion of the Rhodanobacter sp. AS-Z3 genome contains these proteins:
- the tssE gene encoding type VI secretion system baseplate subunit TssE — protein sequence MAELTTQERLQPSLLDRLTDSEPGKQEESREKRVISANRLRECVTRDISWLLNTVNLCAEEDLQPYPEVAASVLNFGIPDLTGSALSGVDTSALQRSIRAAIVAFEPRLTANTLQVTVNTDSLRMDRQSLVFNIESEMWAQPIPLNLYLKTEVDLETGTFRISDSFG from the coding sequence ATGGCCGAGCTGACCACTCAGGAACGATTGCAACCGTCATTGCTGGACCGGCTTACTGACAGTGAGCCTGGCAAGCAGGAAGAAAGCCGTGAAAAGCGCGTCATATCAGCCAACCGGCTGCGTGAATGCGTCACTCGGGATATTTCCTGGCTGCTCAACACAGTAAATCTTTGTGCCGAAGAAGATCTGCAGCCTTATCCAGAGGTCGCGGCATCGGTGCTCAATTTTGGTATTCCTGACCTTACCGGTTCGGCACTTTCGGGCGTTGACACCAGCGCGCTGCAGCGAAGCATTCGCGCGGCTATCGTGGCGTTTGAGCCACGGCTGACCGCCAACACACTCCAGGTGACGGTCAATACGGACAGTTTACGCATGGATCGGCAATCGCTGGTATTCAATATCGAGTCAGAGATGTGGGCGCAGCCGATACCGCTGAATCTGTATCTGAAGACTGAAGTCGATCTTGAAACGGGTACATTCCGCATTTCCGACAGTTTCGGTTGA
- a CDS encoding type VI secretion system accessory protein TagJ, producing the protein MDNTPENLLKEGRLNEALQALTVQVRSNPADAKRRVFMFQLLSLLGQWERAQNQLKVAGELDPGTTLMVSAYNVALEGEKARAEVLSGRRAPVVIGEPAQWLALLLQALKLNGEGHHAQASVLREQAFEEADAVSGSIDGVPFEWIADADPRFGPCLEIMTKSGYAWVPFSRISELKFDPPSDLRDKVWAPVQITWSNGGQAVGFIPCRYPGAETSADGDVVLARKTEWTDLGGEFFVGEGQRMFATDAAEYPLLDIRSITFNVD; encoded by the coding sequence GTGGACAACACTCCCGAAAATTTGCTCAAGGAAGGCCGGCTGAACGAGGCGCTGCAAGCTCTTACGGTGCAGGTGCGAAGCAACCCGGCGGATGCCAAACGCCGGGTTTTCATGTTCCAGTTGCTGTCATTGCTGGGGCAGTGGGAACGGGCGCAGAACCAGCTCAAGGTGGCTGGTGAACTGGACCCAGGCACGACCTTGATGGTCAGCGCCTACAACGTGGCGTTGGAAGGCGAGAAGGCCCGTGCGGAAGTGTTGAGTGGGCGGCGCGCACCGGTGGTGATCGGTGAGCCGGCTCAATGGCTTGCCTTGCTGTTGCAGGCGCTGAAGCTCAATGGTGAAGGCCATCATGCGCAGGCGTCAGTACTGCGCGAGCAGGCGTTTGAAGAGGCTGATGCGGTCAGTGGCAGCATTGACGGCGTACCTTTCGAATGGATTGCTGACGCCGACCCACGCTTTGGCCCCTGCCTTGAAATCATGACCAAGAGTGGTTACGCATGGGTCCCGTTTTCGCGAATCAGTGAACTGAAATTCGATCCGCCCAGCGATCTGCGTGACAAGGTCTGGGCGCCGGTGCAGATTACCTGGTCGAATGGCGGGCAGGCGGTTGGCTTCATACCCTGTCGCTATCCCGGCGCGGAGACTTCCGCGGACGGTGACGTTGTGTTGGCGCGCAAAACCGAGTGGACTGATTTGGGTGGAGAGTTTTTCGTTGGCGAAGGGCAGCGCATGTTTGCCACGGATGCTGCTGAATACCCGCTGCTGGATATCCGCTCCATCACTTTCAATGTTGACTGA
- a CDS encoding type VI secretion system tube protein Hcp, which translates to MAFDMHIKFGSGKVKIEGSSKHKHHKGEVPILAWSWGASNTGDLHGGAGASGGKAHVQDISITKYVDSCSNALLDAVCRGGRIDTAWLYVTNATGEQTDFMTIEMSEGILVTSYSTGGSGGEDRLTENITLHFGKFKFSFQPQDDKGAKDGGSKDFVYNMQEVA; encoded by the coding sequence ATGGCATTCGACATGCACATCAAGTTCGGTTCGGGCAAGGTCAAGATCGAGGGCTCGTCCAAGCACAAGCACCACAAGGGTGAGGTACCGATCCTCGCTTGGTCGTGGGGCGCGAGCAACACCGGAGATCTTCACGGCGGCGCCGGCGCCAGCGGTGGCAAGGCCCACGTTCAGGATATTTCCATCACCAAGTACGTCGACAGCTGCTCCAACGCGCTGTTGGACGCGGTGTGCCGGGGTGGTCGCATCGATACAGCGTGGCTCTATGTCACCAATGCTACCGGTGAGCAGACTGATTTCATGACCATTGAAATGAGCGAAGGCATCCTGGTGACCTCGTACTCGACCGGCGGCAGCGGCGGTGAGGATCGCCTCACCGAGAACATCACCTTGCACTTCGGCAAGTTCAAGTTCTCGTTCCAGCCGCAGGATGACAAGGGTGCGAAGGACGGCGGTTCCAAGGACTTTGTGTACAACATGCAAGAAGTTGCCTGA
- the tssC gene encoding type VI secretion system contractile sheath large subunit has product MATEKLAEQGGATETLDAGDFAALLNKEFKPKSDRAKDEVESAVRTLAEQVLNKSDIVSDDVTQTINAYVAEIDRKISEQLNHVMHHEEFQKLESAWRGLHHLVNNTETDQQLKIRVMNISKKELGKTLKRYKGTAWDQSPIFKKMYEEEYGQLGGEPYGCLVGDYYFDHSPQDVELLGGIAQVAAASHAPFIAAANSSLMGMDSWNELSNPRDLAKIFSTPDYAAWRSLRESDDAKYLALAMPRTLARLPYGAATDPVEEFDFEEDTSGNDASKYTWQNAAYAMAVNINRSFKEYGWCSRIRGIESGGAVEGLPTHTFPTDDGGVDMQCPTEIAITDRRSAELDKMGLMPLVHRKNSDMAAFISAQSLAKPEEYDDPDATANAALSCRLPYLFAASRFAHYLKCIVRDKIGSFSSREQVESWLTNWVMNYVDGDPANSSEETKARKPLSAAEVVVEEVEGAPGYYTSKFFLKPHYQLEGLTVSLRLVSRLPSAAKA; this is encoded by the coding sequence ATGGCAACCGAGAAACTGGCCGAACAGGGCGGCGCTACCGAGACCCTCGATGCGGGTGATTTTGCCGCGCTGCTCAACAAGGAATTCAAGCCGAAAAGCGATCGTGCCAAGGACGAAGTCGAGTCCGCCGTTCGTACGCTGGCCGAGCAGGTATTGAACAAGTCCGATATCGTGTCTGACGATGTCACCCAGACCATCAATGCGTACGTTGCTGAAATTGATCGCAAGATCAGCGAGCAACTCAACCATGTCATGCATCACGAGGAGTTCCAGAAGCTCGAGAGCGCGTGGCGTGGCCTGCATCACCTGGTGAACAATACCGAGACGGATCAGCAGCTGAAGATCCGCGTGATGAACATTTCCAAGAAAGAGCTGGGCAAGACCCTGAAGCGTTACAAGGGCACCGCCTGGGACCAGAGCCCGATCTTCAAGAAAATGTATGAAGAAGAGTACGGTCAGTTGGGTGGCGAGCCCTATGGCTGCCTGGTCGGCGATTACTATTTTGACCACAGCCCGCAGGATGTGGAATTGCTCGGCGGGATCGCGCAGGTCGCTGCTGCATCGCACGCGCCGTTCATTGCTGCAGCCAATTCCTCATTGATGGGCATGGACAGCTGGAACGAGCTGTCCAATCCTCGCGATCTGGCCAAAATCTTCTCGACGCCTGACTACGCCGCGTGGCGTTCGCTGCGCGAGTCGGACGATGCCAAGTACCTGGCGCTCGCCATGCCGCGTACGCTGGCTCGCCTGCCTTACGGTGCTGCCACCGATCCCGTGGAAGAGTTTGATTTCGAGGAAGACACTTCCGGGAATGATGCGTCCAAGTACACCTGGCAAAATGCAGCCTACGCGATGGCGGTGAACATCAACCGCTCCTTCAAGGAGTATGGCTGGTGCTCGCGTATTCGCGGCATCGAGTCCGGTGGTGCGGTCGAAGGCCTGCCGACGCATACCTTCCCCACCGATGATGGTGGTGTGGACATGCAGTGCCCGACTGAAATCGCCATCACTGACCGTCGTTCGGCCGAACTGGACAAGATGGGTCTGATGCCGCTGGTGCATCGCAAGAATTCGGATATGGCGGCCTTCATCAGCGCCCAGTCGCTGGCCAAGCCGGAGGAATATGACGATCCGGACGCGACGGCCAATGCGGCACTGAGCTGCCGTCTGCCCTACCTGTTTGCGGCCAGCCGTTTTGCGCATTATCTGAAATGCATCGTGCGCGACAAGATCGGCTCCTTCAGCAGTCGTGAGCAGGTGGAAAGCTGGCTCACCAACTGGGTGATGAACTACGTGGACGGTGATCCGGCCAACTCCAGCGAAGAAACCAAGGCTCGCAAGCCGCTGTCTGCCGCTGAAGTCGTGGTTGAGGAAGTGGAGGGAGCACCGGGTTACTACACCTCCAAGTTCTTCCTCAAGCCGCATTATCAGCTTGAAGGTCTGACGGTCTCGTTGCGGCTGGTGTCGCGTCTGCCGTCGGCGGCCAAAGCGTAA
- the tssB gene encoding type VI secretion system contractile sheath small subunit, with product MAKQSSQKFIARNRAPRVQIEYDVEVYGAQKKVQVPFVMGVMSDLSGANNAELPGIEDRKALEIDVDNFDQRLQSMKPRVSFAVPNTLTGEGNLNVDVTFESMDDFSPAAVARKVGPIAKLLEARTQLANLGTYMDGKAGAEKLIAQAINDPALLQSLVSAAKPGDDSKDGE from the coding sequence ATGGCCAAGCAAAGCAGTCAGAAGTTCATTGCACGCAATCGTGCGCCACGCGTGCAGATTGAATACGATGTTGAGGTTTACGGCGCCCAGAAGAAGGTGCAGGTTCCGTTCGTGATGGGCGTGATGTCGGACCTGTCCGGTGCCAACAATGCCGAACTCCCGGGCATAGAGGATCGCAAGGCACTTGAGATCGATGTCGATAATTTCGATCAGCGTCTGCAGTCGATGAAGCCGCGCGTTTCGTTCGCCGTACCGAACACATTGACGGGTGAAGGCAATCTCAATGTGGATGTCACCTTCGAAAGCATGGACGACTTCTCACCTGCGGCCGTGGCGCGCAAGGTTGGCCCGATCGCCAAGTTGCTCGAGGCACGCACCCAGTTGGCCAACCTTGGCACCTATATGGATGGCAAGGCGGGTGCCGAGAAGCTGATCGCGCAGGCCATCAACGATCCGGCATTGCTGCAATCACTGGTGTCGGCTGCAAAGCCCGGCGACGACAGCAAGGACGGGGAGTAA
- the uvrB gene encoding excinuclease ABC subunit UvrB encodes MTDRFQLVAPYQPAGDQPQAITRLSEGFEAGLASQTLLGVTGSGKTYTIANVIERVQRPTIVMAPNKTLAAQLYGEFREFFPNNAVEYFVSYYDYYQPEAYVVASDTFIEKDSSINEHIEQMRLSATKALLSRRDSIIVATVSAIYGLGNPEDYLSLRLILATGERIDQRKLIHQLTELQYTRNEMELRRGSYRVRGEVIDVFPAESETEALRIELFDGEVEKMALFDPLTGETLRKVQRYTVYPRTHYASTRESVLNAIETIKVELKDRLEYLYRENKLVEAQRLEQRTRFDLEMMVEVGYCQGIENYSRHLTRREPGEPPPTLFDYLPADGLLVVDESHVTVPQLGAMYKGDRSRKETLVEFGFRMPSAMDNRPLRFEEWEARVPRAIYVSATPRPYELDKSGDAVTELVVRPTGLVDPEVEVRPVRTQVDDLLSEAHKRIAMGDRILVTTLTKRMAENLTEYLSEHDIKVRYLHSDIETVERSEIIRDLRLGEFDVLVGINLLREGLDMPEVSLVAVLDADKEGFLRSTGSLIQTIGRAARNVRGKAILYADNITRSMRAAMDETARRRERQLAWNEANGITPKTVVRRIADIMEGARSETGNRRGNKTSSRSHGVVAEQAADYAGLSPQQISAMLKKLEAQMYKHAQNLEFEDAARLRDQIHQLREQSLR; translated from the coding sequence ATGACTGATCGTTTCCAACTTGTCGCCCCGTACCAGCCTGCCGGTGACCAGCCGCAGGCAATCACCCGCCTGTCCGAGGGTTTCGAGGCAGGATTGGCCTCGCAGACCCTGCTTGGCGTCACCGGTTCGGGCAAGACCTACACCATCGCCAACGTGATCGAGCGGGTGCAGCGGCCGACCATCGTGATGGCGCCGAACAAGACGCTGGCGGCGCAGCTCTACGGTGAGTTCAGGGAATTCTTTCCGAACAATGCGGTGGAATACTTCGTCAGCTATTACGACTATTACCAGCCGGAAGCCTACGTGGTGGCGTCGGATACCTTCATCGAGAAGGATTCGTCGATCAACGAACACATCGAGCAGATGCGGCTTTCAGCGACCAAGGCGCTGCTGTCGCGGCGTGATTCGATCATCGTGGCCACCGTGTCGGCGATCTACGGACTGGGCAATCCGGAGGACTACCTGTCACTGCGGCTGATTTTGGCCACTGGCGAGCGTATCGACCAGCGCAAGCTGATCCATCAGTTGACCGAGCTGCAATACACGCGCAATGAAATGGAATTGCGTCGCGGCAGCTACCGCGTGCGCGGCGAGGTCATCGACGTGTTTCCGGCCGAGTCGGAAACCGAGGCGCTGCGGATCGAATTGTTCGATGGCGAAGTGGAGAAAATGGCGTTGTTCGATCCGCTCACCGGCGAGACCCTTCGCAAGGTGCAGCGCTACACCGTTTATCCGCGCACCCATTACGCCAGCACGCGCGAAAGCGTGCTCAATGCGATCGAGACGATCAAGGTCGAGCTGAAGGATCGCCTCGAATACCTGTATCGCGAGAACAAGCTGGTCGAGGCGCAGCGGCTGGAGCAGCGCACCCGTTTCGACCTGGAGATGATGGTTGAGGTCGGTTACTGCCAGGGTATCGAAAACTACTCGCGCCACCTGACCCGGCGCGAGCCGGGCGAGCCACCGCCCACGTTGTTTGATTACCTGCCCGCCGACGGCCTGCTGGTGGTCGACGAATCGCACGTCACCGTGCCGCAGCTGGGTGCCATGTACAAGGGCGACCGCTCGCGCAAGGAGACCCTGGTGGAGTTCGGTTTCCGCATGCCCTCGGCGATGGACAACCGACCGCTGCGTTTCGAGGAATGGGAAGCCCGTGTTCCACGCGCCATCTATGTCTCCGCCACGCCCAGGCCTTATGAGTTGGACAAGTCCGGGGACGCGGTGACCGAACTGGTGGTGCGCCCGACCGGCCTGGTTGATCCGGAGGTCGAAGTGCGGCCGGTGCGGACCCAGGTCGACGACCTGCTCAGCGAAGCGCACAAGCGCATTGCCATGGGTGACCGCATACTGGTCACCACGCTGACCAAGCGCATGGCCGAAAACCTCACCGAATACCTGTCCGAGCACGACATCAAGGTGCGCTATCTGCACTCGGACATCGAAACGGTCGAGCGCAGCGAAATCATCCGCGACCTGCGCCTGGGCGAATTTGACGTCCTCGTCGGCATCAACCTGCTGCGCGAGGGCCTGGATATGCCGGAGGTGTCGCTGGTGGCGGTGCTCGATGCGGACAAGGAAGGCTTCCTGCGTTCCACCGGTTCGCTGATCCAGACTATCGGTCGAGCGGCACGCAACGTGCGCGGCAAGGCGATCCTGTATGCCGACAACATCACCCGCTCGATGCGGGCGGCGATGGACGAAACGGCCCGGCGTCGCGAGCGGCAACTGGCCTGGAATGAAGCCAATGGCATCACCCCGAAGACCGTGGTGCGGCGCATTGCCGATATCATGGAGGGGGCCCGCAGCGAGACCGGCAATCGTCGCGGCAACAAGACCTCATCCCGCAGCCATGGTGTCGTGGCCGAGCAAGCGGCCGATTACGCCGGCCTGAGTCCGCAACAGATATCAGCCATGCTGAAGAAGCTGGAAGCTCAAATGTACAAGCATGCCCAGAATCTGGAGTTTGAAGACGCAGCCCGGCTGCGTGACCAGATCCATCAGTTGCGCGAGCAGTCATTGCGTTGA
- a CDS encoding GspH/FimT family pseudopilin: protein MTTPLNMTFSRRHAGFTLIEQIMVLAIIAILTSAATPPLRRLMSRNELQVAQSNFIGALQRTREAAIISGKRSVFCPSHDGGSCSDVTRWENGWLVGHDSNGDGQPDHDPLNVGQGHPGKLIIQSSNGRRLVHFRPDGTAGGSNITLLFCQPAHPDAALVVVVSNAGRIRGGHASSNQAQGCASMH from the coding sequence GTGACGACACCCCTAAACATGACGTTCTCGCGGCGCCATGCCGGCTTCACCCTGATCGAGCAAATCATGGTGCTCGCCATCATCGCCATACTGACCAGCGCTGCTACGCCACCGCTGCGACGGCTCATGAGCCGCAATGAATTGCAGGTTGCCCAAAGCAACTTCATCGGCGCTCTGCAGCGCACCCGCGAAGCCGCCATCATCAGCGGCAAACGCTCCGTATTCTGCCCCTCTCATGATGGCGGCAGTTGCAGCGACGTCACGCGATGGGAAAACGGCTGGCTGGTTGGACATGACAGCAATGGCGATGGCCAGCCGGACCACGATCCGCTGAACGTGGGACAAGGTCATCCCGGCAAGCTGATCATCCAGAGCAGCAACGGTCGACGCCTGGTGCACTTTCGTCCCGACGGCACCGCTGGCGGCAGCAACATCACCTTGTTGTTCTGCCAGCCCGCGCACCCGGATGCTGCGCTGGTGGTCGTGGTGTCCAACGCCGGACGTATTCGCGGCGGACATGCCAGCAGCAATCAGGCGCAAGGCTGCGCCAGCATGCACTGA
- a CDS encoding universal stress protein, whose protein sequence is MFQHILIPTDGSELSLRALDTGIELAARLGSRIHAFHVIAPFPASTYFAEFVLANEPTYTQEATANAERYLTEARQRAEKAGVPCEVSHEFDARPYSAIVAAAHKHQCELIVMASHGWRGFDRLLLGSETHKVILNGDVPVLVCR, encoded by the coding sequence ATGTTCCAGCACATCCTGATTCCCACCGATGGTTCCGAATTGTCCCTGCGCGCGCTGGACACGGGTATCGAACTGGCGGCTCGCCTGGGCTCGCGCATCCATGCCTTTCACGTGATCGCCCCGTTCCCTGCGTCCACCTATTTCGCCGAATTCGTGCTGGCCAACGAACCCACCTACACGCAGGAAGCCACCGCCAACGCCGAGCGCTACCTGACTGAGGCGCGCCAACGCGCCGAGAAAGCGGGCGTCCCCTGCGAGGTCAGCCACGAATTCGACGCGCGCCCCTATTCCGCCATCGTGGCGGCCGCGCACAAACACCAGTGCGAGCTGATCGTGATGGCCTCGCATGGCTGGCGCGGCTTCGATCGCCTGCTGCTGGGCAGCGAGACGCACAAGGTCATCCTCAACGGCGACGTCCCCGTGCTGGTCTGCCGTTAA
- a CDS encoding cation-translocating P-type ATPase — protein sequence MSTSNQTTNYIGLTPDEAAVRLATPGPNVLPGSTPRSLTSIVIGVLVEPMFLMLLVAGGLYLALGDRAEAAFLLSFVFVVIGITLAQERKTQRALESLRELSAPRALVIRGGQEVRVAGSEVVVGDLLVLHEGDRIAADAVLLDGHLEVNESLLTGEAVPVTKLPGTEKAQLFASTVATKGVGVAEVHATGAATAVGRIGQALIATQEPESGLQQASRRLIRNLTIGGLLLAAAYGLLSWLWDERGLLESVLSGIALTMAILPEEIPVILTVFLALGAWRISKQKVLTRRVPAVEALGAISVLAVDKTGTLTQNRMQIAELRLPDGSSHDEQAMDLPESFHPLVEFAMLATPIDPFDPMEKAIQQFGTRWLAGTEHVHTGWSAEFEYGLSPDILAMTRVFRGDAREQHLLATKGAPEAVIDLCHLPAADSAGLLQQVETMAERGLRVLAVARGQWNGTGWPNSQHDFDFRLLGLLGFVDPPRPEVPAAIAECRAAGIRIIMMTGDHPVTARAIARQVGLSDRAEVITGAEMVALDDSALRERLRHIDLCARLKPEQKLRLVQLLRADGEVVAMTGDGVNDAPALKAADVGIAMGERGTDVAREAAALVLLDDSFASIVTAIRQGRRIYDNITKATRFVFAVHMPIIALALVPTLLHWPALLMPVHIVLLELLIDPACSIVFEAEPADDDIMRRPPRARTLSPFARANLEYAVIQGLGFAAILLLGYSVLLQQGVSAEQSHTAVFVALIAGLFLLILGNRSVSQSMLAGLHANNPWLPRMFGGVLLLLGLVIGVPWLRNLMQLDLPDGAALVGAGGMLLVALGWLEVWRRVAGHIGKWNLRTR from the coding sequence ATGAGCACGTCCAATCAGACAACCAACTACATCGGACTCACGCCTGACGAAGCGGCAGTCAGGCTGGCCACGCCCGGCCCCAACGTGTTGCCTGGCAGTACGCCAAGAAGCCTGACCAGCATCGTGATCGGCGTGTTGGTCGAGCCGATGTTCCTGATGCTGCTGGTTGCCGGAGGGTTGTATCTGGCGCTGGGTGATCGAGCCGAGGCCGCCTTCCTGTTGTCGTTCGTGTTCGTGGTGATCGGTATCACCTTGGCACAGGAGCGCAAGACCCAGCGAGCACTGGAGTCGCTACGCGAACTGTCGGCGCCCCGCGCGTTGGTGATTCGTGGCGGGCAGGAAGTCCGCGTTGCCGGCAGTGAAGTGGTTGTTGGCGATCTGCTGGTGCTGCACGAGGGCGACCGAATTGCCGCCGACGCCGTGCTGCTGGACGGCCACCTGGAAGTCAACGAATCACTGCTGACCGGTGAGGCGGTTCCGGTGACCAAGCTTCCCGGCACGGAGAAAGCGCAGTTGTTCGCCAGCACCGTGGCGACCAAAGGCGTAGGCGTCGCCGAAGTCCACGCCACTGGCGCAGCAACAGCCGTTGGCCGTATCGGCCAGGCGTTGATCGCCACGCAGGAACCCGAGTCGGGTTTGCAACAGGCTTCGCGCCGGCTTATTCGCAACCTGACCATCGGCGGACTGCTGCTGGCCGCCGCCTATGGCTTGCTCAGCTGGTTGTGGGATGAGCGCGGCCTGCTGGAAAGCGTACTGTCTGGCATTGCGTTGACCATGGCCATCCTGCCCGAGGAAATTCCGGTCATCCTCACGGTGTTTCTCGCTCTGGGGGCGTGGCGCATTTCGAAACAGAAAGTGCTGACGCGACGCGTGCCGGCGGTGGAGGCATTGGGCGCCATATCGGTACTGGCAGTAGACAAGACCGGCACGCTGACGCAGAACCGCATGCAGATAGCCGAGTTGCGCCTGCCCGACGGGAGTTCGCATGACGAGCAGGCCATGGATCTGCCCGAGTCGTTCCATCCGCTGGTCGAGTTCGCGATGCTGGCCACGCCGATCGACCCGTTCGATCCGATGGAAAAAGCCATCCAGCAGTTCGGCACACGCTGGCTTGCCGGCACCGAGCACGTTCACACCGGGTGGTCGGCCGAGTTCGAATACGGCCTGTCACCCGATATTCTGGCAATGACCCGTGTCTTCCGCGGTGATGCGCGCGAGCAGCACTTGCTGGCCACCAAGGGCGCGCCCGAAGCGGTAATCGACCTGTGCCACCTGCCGGCCGCCGACAGCGCAGGCCTTTTGCAACAAGTTGAGACGATGGCCGAACGCGGTCTTCGCGTGCTCGCCGTCGCTCGCGGTCAGTGGAACGGTACTGGCTGGCCGAATTCCCAACATGACTTCGACTTCCGCTTGCTGGGGCTGCTGGGCTTCGTCGACCCGCCGCGCCCGGAAGTGCCCGCGGCGATCGCCGAATGCCGGGCCGCAGGCATCCGCATCATCATGATGACCGGCGATCACCCGGTTACTGCACGCGCCATCGCCCGTCAGGTCGGGCTGAGCGATCGAGCTGAGGTAATCACCGGCGCAGAGATGGTCGCACTGGATGACTCGGCACTACGCGAACGCCTGCGTCACATCGACCTGTGCGCCCGGCTCAAACCCGAGCAGAAACTGCGATTGGTGCAGTTGTTGCGCGCTGACGGTGAAGTGGTGGCGATGACTGGCGACGGCGTCAACGACGCGCCCGCACTGAAAGCCGCCGATGTCGGCATCGCGATGGGTGAACGCGGCACCGACGTGGCGCGCGAGGCGGCTGCACTGGTGCTGCTGGACGACAGCTTCGCCAGCATCGTCACCGCAATCCGCCAAGGCCGGCGCATCTACGACAACATCACCAAGGCGACCCGCTTCGTGTTCGCCGTGCACATGCCAATCATTGCGCTGGCGCTGGTACCCACACTGCTGCACTGGCCGGCGTTGTTGATGCCGGTGCATATCGTGCTGCTGGAGTTGCTGATCGACCCGGCCTGCTCGATTGTGTTTGAGGCCGAACCTGCCGACGACGACATCATGCGACGACCACCACGAGCCCGCACGCTGTCACCGTTTGCACGCGCCAACCTCGAATACGCGGTAATCCAGGGGCTGGGCTTCGCCGCGATCCTGCTGCTCGGCTACAGCGTATTGCTCCAGCAAGGCGTGAGTGCCGAACAAAGCCATACGGCCGTATTCGTGGCACTGATCGCCGGCTTGTTCCTGCTGATCCTCGGCAATCGATCCGTTTCCCAGTCCATGTTGGCTGGCCTGCATGCCAATAACCCGTGGCTGCCACGCATGTTCGGCGGCGTGCTCCTGTTGCTGGGCCTGGTCATCGGAGTGCCATGGCTTCGCAACCTGATGCAACTTGATTTGCCGGACGGCGCCGCCCTGGTCGGCGCCGGCGGCATGCTGCTGGTGGCGCTGGGCTGGCTCGAAGTCTGGCGCCGCGTCGCGGGCCACATCGGCAAGTGGAACCTGCGGACACGCTGA
- a CDS encoding TetR/AcrR family transcriptional regulator, which produces MDQPGKRLNADDRRAVTVEAVVALASEQNPSEITTAAIATRMKLTQGALFRHFPNKDAIWQSVMEWVADRLLTRIERAAAAANSPMAALEAMYLSHVGFVIEHPGVPRMIFGELQRAEDTAAKLAVQTLIRRYGERLCALIEDGKSRGEMDPQLDAAAAATLFIGSIQGLVMQAMLLGDGKQMRKNAPGAFAIFRRGIASTQS; this is translated from the coding sequence ATGGACCAGCCCGGCAAACGCCTGAATGCCGATGACCGCCGCGCCGTCACGGTGGAAGCGGTGGTCGCCCTGGCCTCCGAACAGAATCCCAGCGAGATCACCACCGCAGCGATCGCCACCCGGATGAAGCTGACCCAGGGTGCGCTGTTCCGCCACTTTCCCAACAAGGATGCGATCTGGCAATCGGTCATGGAGTGGGTCGCCGATCGATTGTTGACGCGGATCGAACGCGCAGCCGCCGCCGCCAACTCCCCCATGGCTGCGCTGGAAGCCATGTATCTGTCACATGTCGGCTTCGTCATCGAGCATCCTGGCGTACCACGGATGATCTTTGGCGAATTGCAGCGTGCCGAAGACACCGCCGCAAAACTCGCCGTGCAGACCCTGATTCGCCGCTATGGCGAGCGTCTGTGCGCGTTGATCGAAGATGGCAAGAGCCGCGGCGAGATGGACCCACAGCTCGACGCTGCGGCGGCGGCAACGCTGTTCATCGGCAGCATCCAGGGTCTGGTGATGCAAGCCATGCTGCTCGGCGACGGCAAACAAATGCGCAAGAACGCGCCCGGCGCATTCGCGATCTTCCGTCGTGGCATCGCGAGCACACAATCGTGA